A stretch of DNA from Canis aureus isolate CA01 chromosome 13, VMU_Caureus_v.1.0, whole genome shotgun sequence:
TACATCAGCcacataatttaatttaatttttaaaagatccatgTGTCTATTGTTGTTAGGAcattcagttttcttcttctctgtctcAAGTATTTGTTTCCTCATTTACCTTAGCTATGTGCCTTTGGCAAATCACATAtaccttctgggcctcagtttctataTCTATAAAAACTGCAACATTAGCTGCCAGTAACCGCTTACATAGACTGATTCAATGGGGCAGTGAAACATCTGACCCTGTGGCTAACTCAAGTCTCCCTTTCATTCTCAGCATCTCAGGACACTGACCCATCAAAAATCTGCCCTCCTTACACCCTGCAGCTCAGGCATGGCACAGTCTCCTCCACCACCCTCTTCACAGCTTACGTGTCCGTCACAATCTTGACTCTGATCTTACAGTTCACAGCTCCTCTGTGCTACGATCTCCTCTCTCACCCTTTCTTTTTACCACTGAACGATGCCTCCGGTGAATAAACACTGTGCAGGCATCCCTCAAGTCTTTCCTCTTCCTTGCTAACTTAATCCTTAGCCAATCACAGTCTGATTCCCATTCCCACCACGAAACAGAATTCCTTCTGGAAAAATCACCAGCACCAACTATTCAGTCCAATTTCTGGTCCACTTCACCCCATCATCAGGTTTTAAACCACCATCTCCTGCTGAAGAAAAGGATAATAGACAAAAGGGCAGGATCTAACCTCCGGCTCTGTTACCAACTACTTTGTATGATCCCAGAAAAGGCATGTAATCTCTCTGGACCTTAGTGTCAGGGCTGGATTTATAGATAGCCTTAGGGCCCTTCTAATTTGAAAATCTAAGACTACGTGATTCTTCCCTTTGGCATCCATGACTCGGCACTATCTTGATTCTCTAAACAACTCCCTGTCTCGTTGCTCATCTCCTAAATGGGGTTCTGTTCCTCAAATTCCTAACAGAATGCACTTTAAACTACACTTGGGTCATACATACATTCTCTCCATGGGCAACAGCACCCACACGGACACTGTCTACCACCACTTCTATGAAGAGGCCTCCTAGACCTCCAGATCAACATTTCCACCTACAGAGAGAACTCTCTTAGTCTAAAGTAGTCCACAACTTAATCTTCTTCTCCCCGCCTATTCTTCTTGATCTCTCCATTATCCACGACAGTCAAACTTACATGTTGAGATTCCACTGATTTTCCACACACCTGACCCTCCTTCCATTTTCATATGAGTATCAAgtgctctcctttctcttccttcacaGTAGTAGGATGTGGATAGCTGTGATGGTCCACAGTGGGGCACCAAGCCAAGGGCAGTTCTGATGCCCAATGCAAGGTGGGGAGGAGTACCCATGTTGTCCATGTGTTCTCATGGTCTAGTGCAGAGAATCAGAACCCAAGACAGACTAGCAGGGGGAAATCAGTGCTGGAATGTAGTAAGGAGGGCATTTCTGGGGAAGTGTGGCCCTGTGACCCAGAACTCGAGCTATACCCCAATCACAGGCAGGAGACTATCTGTGGGAATGGAAGCAGTCCTTGGAAAAATAGCTGACCCCAGAACTGGGGCAGAAAAAGTACAAGATGGGTCTAAAGCAAGTAACTTAatgttaatttcttgattttgatggCTATACTGTGGCTATGTGAGAGAATGTCCTTCTTTAGAGTTCTCTGTgatggacttaattttttttaggtttgtgattattttaaaataaaaaaattatacaaaaatcaactcctACAAGGGCATCTTCTGTAATATCTCACATCTGTCCCCTTTTTTCCATTACTCTGGACAGAGAGTCAAGTTCCCAACCCCTTGTGCTGTTGCAATAACTTAACAAGGCTCCACCCTACAACCACTGCCTAATTAAGGTTTTTCCAAAGTGCACTTTAGCTCATGCTACTTTCTTGCTCCAACATTTCAATAGTTCCTCATTACCTACCAAATTAAGTACAAATTTCTTAGTGTGACTTTCAAGTTCCATTGCCTTCTACTTCCAACTAACTAACCTCTTCCAGGCTTTCTTCCCCGCAATTTCCTGTGTCACAGTCAGCCATACAACCTGACCACATTCAGTGTTTTCTGCCGATCTCCATGTTTTGCTCATGTAACTCCCTCCATCATGAAATGACCACTCCTACTTTCTGCAAAAGGATAAATATCAACTCTGACCAGCACCACCCCATTTCCCCATTTTCCAAAACTTGCCTATATAATTTTATACTGTCAGAAAATCCAAAGTTGACTTTGCCCATTATAAACCttattccactttatttttagactataatttttgtttatatgtctCAACAACTCCTAATCTACCTATAAGGTGAGGACACATACCAGTGAGAGTCATAATTAATAAAAGTGCAGCCACAGTTAGGAATTCAGATAATCAGTTAttagctcactctctctccctaggGAATTAGCTTTTTAGGTATTCAAATTACTCTGTGTatgtcctctttccttccttatactagagttttctatttcttgcatAAATACAAGGAATTTTTACCTCATTTCTACAAAGAAATTTCAGCCTTGGCCTGAACACTGACAATCATAAATGCAGAGGCTTCCAGGCATCAATTAAGTAACAGGTGCTTACATGTAATTACATTTTAACTTCATCATTACTTTActatataaagaatgaaaataaaactcttaaaacaaaataaagcctaCACTTTACAAGTTTAAAACTAGAAGTTCTAAAGTTTAAGATGAAAACCTATACATTTAACATACTTATATTTCCTAGGTTTTCACCAATAAACTTTGGAATACAGTCCAAAAACACACAATTTAAGggctatatttaaattttataatgaagcaagtatttttctcttgatttgaatttaataaatgaaagaaaatgatacattaTTTGGCAGGAGAGGTGAAATTTTATCAGTAGATGAGGAGTATGAAACTGAAGCAACAGTTGAAAgcctggaaaaaaatattattttggagggaaaaaaaaaagttagtaacATCAAAGCATTAAGGGAAGTGAAGTATTACTCCTAAATTACTTGTGATCAACATAACAtcgggggcagccctggtggcacagcggtttagtgctgccttcagcccggggtgtgatcctggagacccaggatcgagtcccatgtcaggctccctgcatggagcctgcttctccctctgcctgtctctctctgcctctctctctctctctctctgtctatcgtgaataaaaagtcttaaaaaaaaaataacattgggCATTACTCTAACATTACAAGTATAGAAAAGCTCAGACACACCCAGAATTTCAATAGTGCTAAAGGCATCAAATCCATAAATGCCACACCTCCAGGTCCTAGTTTTAGCACAACACTGCTGTGCATGCAAACAGCCTGAAGTTGAATAATTTGAGTTTATTTAACTGAAACCAAGgcttttatctccattttttaaagtatgacaTAAACAGTTCTAAGTATACTAATACTTTAGATGTTAAAAGGTGGACATACTGACATATAAACCTAGGACACTTGTGATGTTAAAAGCAAAATGTATCAAAGTGCACTGTACATAgtgatttatttgttaaaaagtactaagggttttttttcaataaaattatcACTACTCTCACCAGAAATACCATAAATGAATGGAAGTGAATGAATCATCAGGAGAAGCAAGTCTCATTGTgaaatcatttctaaaaatattatttagaatactgagtggggaaaattctAGGTACACtaacaatttcaaaatgaaaatattgtgagacaaataataagaaaaagaaagtcccaTGTTTTCACTTGTAAATGACCGCAGTAATTCTTAATGGATTTATTATAGTAAGCACAAATAATCAATCTGATTCCACCCTCTCCTAAAATCATCATTCTTTCATACTTTGCATTATACAAGGATATTTAAATCCCAATGATTTACTCAGAAAGTTTATTAAGAAACAGGGCAACTTTGGTAACTCCTTGAATTCTGAACCTTTTGCTTTATTACAGaagataagttttaaaaaactctagggacaattgaaaaaaaaaactagtttttttACTAAATTGTTTCATTCTATCATAGAAAAAGAATGCAGCACAGATTAAGATAAACACCTGATTATCTGTCTTGAAGCCTACTAGAATATGCCCTTTGAAACAGTGAACTTTATAAGTCTAAGGTCTAAGACTTATAGACCTATAAGGTCTAAGTCAATGTTAGTGCTGTTATGATGCTATCAAAGTGACTATGACCATCGCCATAAACATCGATGTTGTATCAACACAGAAACACTGTTTTCAAAGGAATAGTgtaaattaaaaggaagagaaattcgTTGTatcaaattttataaaagatctgataaaaaaaaaaaaacctctgcttttcaaagtaaaataaataattttcccatactcacttttaaatggtaaatggcaATGACATTTTTCTATCCAGAACACCCTGGAAACAAAAGAGCTACACCTGTGATTAAAACATACTTGAAACCAGATAAACAAATATGTTAAAGGATActcaattttgatttttaacataCAACTCCAAGGAAACGTCACAGCCACTTAATGGTTTTGCAGGCTGACCTTGGAGAGCACCGAGTTCAACAAGTTCACCttaaaggaagaaactgaggcccagagaagctgtGACTCACCGAGGTCACAGTTTTGTTTGTGTCCTGGCTGACAGGGAAACTCCAATCTACATGACACAACCAGGTCCAGTGTCCATCCTCAAAGCTTTACATTCAGCCTCTGTCATAATTTACTTTACACTTTGGTGGTCAGGCAATCCACTCACCAGCAATGATTAACAGACAGATGGCTTTCGTCACCGCTCTCACAGGATGCCCCCAGACGGAGATGAGGACAACACACACTTCGCAGCCATTACTCACTTCTATCGGCTTAAAAAATTAACTAGACAagaatcatttttcttatttgaagagGGCACTCCTTCCTCAGCATAATATTCAGTAAGGCTAACAAAATAAAGTAATACCCTCTTTTTTCATTAACCGCCAAAGGGTGTCCAGAATAAAAGAGACCGGCAATTCTCAGTTTTGGGGTCTTCAGACATCTTTCCACCCTCAAAATGTACTGAGGACACCAAAAAACTTTTGTTTATGGAAATTAGATCTACTGGCATTTGCTGCATTAGAATTAAAactaatattcattttaaatcatttataacTAAGAAGTCACTGTGTTAACATAAGCATATGTTCATGAAAAAATAACTATGTTtcccaaaacaaaaacttgagtGAGGAGATtggcactgttttacatttttgcaagtcTATTGTCTCaacagaagacagctggattttCGTATCTACTTCTGCATTCAGTGGGTAGTGATAGGTTTCGGTTCAGGTATATGAATAAGATCTGGGTTCACATGGATAGGTTGGTGGAAAAAGgacaagcattttatttttttttttaagattttatttatttactcacagacacagagagagagaggcagagacacaggcagagggagaagcaggctccatgcagggagcccgacgcgggactcgatctcgggtctccaggatcacaccccaggctgcaggcggcgccaaaccgctgcgccaccggggctgcccaggacaaGCATTTTAATGGTCATTAGCAATAACTGCACATGTGATTCTTTGACACTATGTTGAAAACTGCCAGTCAGTAGTATCTTAAAGGTTAGTagcaatgtggaatctgaaatcaCATTAGTGAACTTTCCATACACGATTACATTAAAAACCATGGTCCACCCTCCCttttgaatggatcttttactGATGCATGATCTTTCACTCCACAAACCTCCTTGAAAGGGTCTCAAGAATCCCAAACAACAATTTAGAGTTCAATCAAAAGATGGAGGTTATCATGAAACCTCGTAACAGACACACACTGCCTTGATCCTCCACAACCtataattctttcatttattccacaTCCCCCTGAATGGAGTATCCTCATCCCACATTAAGATATAGACAAAAAGGCTGGATTTTGATCCAAAGGACACTAAAATACGAGACCAGTGATGAAGCATGGACGaggttaaatgaaatattataacaTGTGGACTGAAATCTAGAAAAAAGATGTAAATATCTCCTGCTCCTTGAGCCTTTATTCTGAGAATGATCAAAATAAATAGGTTTGGACAATACTCACCAGAAAAAGCTGTCAATAATCGGTAAGCTACAAGAGACTTCATAACACAAAAGCTTTTGTTAGTAAAGTTTTGGGAAAACTTATACTAACTAGCACAATACAACATGTATGTAAACAAAATGAACCCCCTTTGACTATATTAACACGTATGTGAGGAATTTTGGAATACTCCAGAGGAGACACTGAACAACCCCCTGGGGCCCACAAATGCAGAGGAGACTCAAGGTCACTGATTCACATTAATATGTTTCAGGCGATGCATCACTAGAACATTGGGAGGGACTTCAGGAGTTGAGTGTAAAACCTACAattaaaatgggagaaataggatgcagaacaaaacaaagcagagaacTAATGATTTCAACTACTATGGCTACCAGAAATATCATTACCCAAAGTAATAGCCTTCAAAtccataaaagcaaataaatatgttGTGGCAAATGTATGATGCctaatcatgaaaaataatagagtagaatttaataagaattatcaacaaatatttcttccaactatgtataaaatatttctttaaactattttgtgtaatttcatataatgaaaacagaaaactacAGATTGTGTAAACTAATCAAATGTTAACAGTAATAGCTAAAATGTATACAATACCTATCGCATACCAGATAATGTGCAAAGTGCTTCTCATAAACTAACTCAATTATCTTAACTCCTTTTGAGACAGGTactattgaattctttttttcttttttctttttcctccagatgagaaaactaaaagcCCAGAGGTGAAGTGTTATACGCAAGGACACAAAGCAATTAAGTGGCAGATCAGGGATTTCAATCACGACAGCAGTGCTCATAACTACCAGGCCATACCCCCTCATACTAACTCACTAAAAAGTCACTTACAAAAATATTGACATCATGTGCaaaatttccttctctaaaaGTAAAACACAGCAGTAGCAGGAGACCACATGCTATGTTTGTTTCTAACGAAAGCCATGCTAAAATGCACTATCTTGCGTTACGGTTTAGAATAGAAGAGATAGAGGGGGTATCAGAATATGATCATTCATGCTATCAAGAGCTGTAATAACCTATCCTTCAATGGAATGTTTGCTTCCATAAAGGCAAGAGGAGCAAAGTTTGAATCAATGATAAGGAAAAAGAACGTATGAACTAAAGTTTTAGCCTTTGGCTCATAAcaaaacagaaggagaaaaagaaatacatgtaaaCATAATTGTTTACATAACTGGTAATGGAATGAACATaagtttttaaggaaaacatCCACATATTCCCAAATGCTGAAGGTATGAACCATATCTAGGACATCTATTCTATGTTCAATAAAGGGATCATTTATCACAACCATATAATAAAAACAGTACTGAAACAAAGTCCAATGCAAGTATTCATTGTATAATTTAGAACCACCCTTTACAGTCATATCAAAAACCTCTTCCttgttttttctaaatatatagaatatactATCTGCAAAAAGGAAAGTCAAGAGATATTTTACAGTTAGTAAAGTATGTCTTCttgtagatcttaaaagttaaaaatataccaaCTCAAAACTGCAGTGACATATTTCACTTCCAATATGAGTAAGAAAGCAAGACTGTCCACTTAGTAATTTTAGATGTGCTGAGTCTTTAAAAGCCCTCAACAGTTAAGGAAATGATTTATTTGTATGGAAAACCATGACTTATATACAAATTAAGCTACCCAGAAAAGGACGAAGAGGGTGTAGAGCTTGTGGGTAACCGATTTGGGGTTCAACTTCATACTTCACAACCAATGAAGtggttaataataaaaaaaaaaaaagctaagaaaaaagacaaagaccacAAAGAAACAAACTTAAAACAATTCTAGTGAACCAGTGtaccactaaagaaaaaaataatctagcaCTAGTCCGCTAAAACATATATAGTCCCAGACAGTAGAAAACGGACTTTTCCCGAACACCTACAACAGGCAACATGCTATAAGGGAGAGGGAATATCCATACGTATTCCTTCAAAATCAACAcaagtattttcttaattttaagaactttttgtttcctatttcaaaaCACCAGTATAccaaaaaggaaagaggggaCACTAAGTGAccatcctgaaaataaaaataaaatgaactgtgAACTGAACAGTTCATTTCAGTGAACTGAAATGTGTTTAAATTTATCAACTGTAAATACTagttttttttcaacattttataaagCCGCgattttcagaaaagaagaaaaaaaacaacttaccTTGTTACGTTTTCTGGAATGTATTCTAGAACTGGATATCCATCACTTCTTCTAGATGACAGGTCACCATGTGATTTCCATGACTCCACTAAAGTATTAACAGGAGGAAAGGAACTCAGGTGTTGGAAAGATTGGTCTCTAGCTGATCGTGATAAAGATATTGTACCTTGAGCACCAATCCTGTAGTGAAAGGACTGTCCACCCGAATTCACACCAACAATAGCAGATGACGGGATGCTGGCCTCTGGGTAATAGCTCCCATCATCTGGTTCCTGTTTAATACCCATTGGGAATCCGCTGCCTTCACAGTTACCATCAAAGCCGGGCACAGGTGGTCCTAAAATTCCTGATAGAGAATAATAGTCTTTATCatccataaaggaaaaatatgagcCATCCATAAATGGAAATGGATTTACTGTTGGATTCCCTTTAAAAGAGGTGCCTGAACATGAATGCTTGGTTGATTCTTGTTTTATTGGTACTGAGAATGGGGaatcagaatttattttgttatttcctccTAGACATGAGCTACTAAAAGCTCCATCTGGCTCCGGTTTTATGTACTGGACAATGTTAAGCTGGCCAGTCACACCATTGGAGATGGCATTCTCCACTTCCTCACTCTTAGGAAAGGGGACCTCTTGAGCACCTTTCTCCTGTGTGTCTGGACTAGGAACCACATCCCGGGCCACACTGGATCCAGCAGGAGTGCCAGAAGCAGTGTAGCTGAAGGCATTGTTTACAGGGCTACAGATAGATCCCACAGTACTAGCAGTTGGACTGGAAAGCGTGGATCTGTTATTTGTGTTGGAAGGGCTGGAAACGGAGCACCTTGAGTTGTTGATGTTTGCAGGGCTAGACACAGAGGATCGCAGAGTGACATTGTTAGGACTGGAGACTGGAGATTTTACACTGCAGTGACTCGGAGGGCTGGATATTGGGGATTTCATGCTACTTAATGGACTTGAGAGAGGAGAGCCCACGTGTGCTGGGCTGTGCGATCTGGAGCCTCGATTCTCAACGTTAGGGGAGCATGTCAAAGGAGTCCCCTGGGTGATAGGGCTGTGCACTGTGAAACTGCCAAAGCTGGCAGAGGTGGAGGACACAGAGCTGATTCCAGCAGGGCTGCAAACTGAAGATGTCATGTTCAGAGGGCTGCAAACAGATGGGCTCTTCTCATGACACATGATAGGGCTTTTAACAATGGCACGCATGACCCCACCGTTCACAGAGCTCCCAGAGTCAGACATGAAGGATCTCAAGGGCCTGTTCACACCACCTAGAGTGGAAGGATGATGgccattttctttgtaaaatttcaCCAGCTGTTCAACATTTTGATAAATCTTTGCTGGACTCATGCTTCCTTGTTGGTTCTGCTGGTCATAGGTATAGTCAGCATCTCTTACAGAATCCATGTATAAACCCATGGACTCAGCCACAGTCGCCGAAAGTTCCTTAGACTCCAGCTCAGTTTTAATATCAGATGTTAAAATCCCAGACCGATTATTGTCTTGCTGAAGGCAAGGGAGTAGTTCGTGTTTTTCTTTGCTGCTTCCTTGAGTACTGTTGTTTGGAATAGCACCGGAAACACAGCTTACGTTGACAATCTCCATGTAGTTATTCTCATCGGTCCTCTCTGTAGGTCCCAGGGAAGAATGTTCCACAGCCTGAGAAACTTGACCCCACCGTCTTTCCATATCTAGACCTTCAGGGAGACTGTGGTAGCCTTTGGTCTCCATAGCTAAcgaataaatttatattaaaaaattgaattagaGTCATTTATAGCAATATTACTCTAGAAGACATTCTAAAATTGTACTTGCTGAGCTATACATACATATCCTACTTATTATAAGCAATATTTCTACTTATATTAAAATTGTTGCCTTTTTTATGTGCTGTTATAACAGAGTACTGACTATAACTTGTCCAGAAGCTAGACTATAAGCaatcatataaaattattttgcatcTAAATAAAAGTAACATGTTTGCTATAATACAGCCTTTAGATTTGCAAAGAATATCTACAAATGTTAACTTATTTAATATTCAGAGTAATCACGGGGACTGATGAAGCAGGCAAGGATGAAACGAAGGGCTTACTGATGtgggtgacttgtccaaggtcaaagGCGTGATAAGTGACAAGTTGGGTTTAAAACTAAATCTTCTAACTCTAAAACCTTTGGTGTCTCTCAAGCATACGGAAGCTGCTTTCCATATTGAATACGAGGCTTTATTAAAACAATACAGTAATGCAACCAATGTTACCATTTATTAATATGAAATTAAAGTTATCAAGTGGATTATCACAGGAAAACTAACttataagaatgattttttttaaaaaaataaggttttcttAAAATGGATTACTTATGAGGATACTGTAATGTCAATTCCAAAAAGTAAAGATTCATGTATCCTGATTACTTCAGGCAGTCCATATAGCTCCATAGAGAGGCAGTATGACAACTCGGGAATGTCAGCACTAGATTCTCCGTATTTCAATGCTGGCAGGGACTTTGACACGCATCCCTACTTAGTGGTACCTCTGCTATAAAGACTTCTAgcagaaacagttttattttcaacGGTAAATGGAGGAAGTTGAGATGAGTCTTGACAATTTATGtgttcattcattgaacaaatatttaccaagtgcGTGCTACATCCTGGGCCTACAACCAGTCACTGAATCTATAGTGACAGACAAAACAGGCACAGTTCTCATCCAAGGAGCCCACAGGTTTTTTTCATCTACACAATCACATCCATTGACTctctataaaattatttcatagacAATATAATTATAATAGGTTATATTTACATAATCTTATAATTATACAATTCAATGCAACAGTATACGCTTCTTATTTACCCTAATAACCGTATAAGATTAGTAAAAGTATTATCTAAATGATatattggggaaactgaggcacaggctATACAGCtatgtggcagagctggaatttgaccCCAGGTCTCTCTCTAAACCAAGGCATCTCAACCTTGGCATTACTAACATTTCGGGCCTGATAATTCTTTGTGGTGAAGGTCTGTCCTATGCATTGTAATATGTTTAGCAATAACCCTGACACCTACCCACTAGATTCAACTAGCGCTCCCCATATTCAGCTGTGACAATCAAAgacatctccagacattgccaaatgcccCCTGCTTTGATATGTTTCTATAGAAACATATCTTAAAGGAAATTAACTCATTCTTTGTAaaactttcatttatatattctaatatacaAAACTGCTAAAATCATTACATATTCATTTGTATTGTATTATGTATGCATTTTTTCAAATCCTTTCAGGTGTGTAGATAATCCATGCCCCAAATAAAAGTCTGATGTAGTCTCTGCAGTTCTGTACACCAATATTACCTTAggcctctcattctttttttattttttaagattttatttatttattcatgagagacacagagagagagagacagagacagagacagaggcagagacatctgcagagggagaagcaggctccatgcaggaagaagcccgatgtgggactccatcccagggagccaggatcaggacctgagcgggaatcagatgtttaactgctgagccacccaggcatcccaagcctctcattcttttcctccttcagCCACTCACTACTCCCATCTCCCTTAGCTTCCCCTCATGAAATGAGACTAGGAAGTCCTTCTGCTACATAACTTATATTAACTTACACAGGAAAATAATAGAATGGCTCTACTAAATAAACTGGCAATAGATTATCACAAGGCTCTCTAAGGACATTTAATGCCTAAATTGTCTAAGTATTGTAATTATCTCTTCACTCTATTTTATACTAGATTTTAAGTCCCCAAGAGGCAGAAATTTTATCAATTTCACTACTGCATCCCAAGCAGATAGCCTagtacaaataaaaaatgttaactcTTATAATCAATACTCAATTTGTGAACATTAAAATCTAGCCTATAACCTTTTACTTAAAGAACAT
This window harbors:
- the NR3C2 gene encoding mineralocorticoid receptor isoform X3, producing the protein METKGYHSLPEGLDMERRWGQVSQAVEHSSLGPTERTDENNYMEIVNVSCVSGAIPNNSTQGSSKEKHELLPCLQQDNNRSGILTSDIKTELESKELSATVAESMGLYMDSVRDADYTYDQQNQQGSMSPAKIYQNVEQLVKFYKENGHHPSTLGGVNRPLRSFMSDSGSSVNGGVMRAIVKSPIMCHEKSPSVCSPLNMTSSVCSPAGISSVSSTSASFGSFTVHSPITQGTPLTCSPNVENRGSRSHSPAHVGSPLSSPLSSMKSPISSPPSHCSVKSPVSSPNNVTLRSSVSSPANINNSRCSVSSPSNTNNRSTLSSPTASTVGSICSPVNNAFSYTASGTPAGSSVARDVVPSPDTQEKGAQEVPFPKSEEVENAISNGVTGQLNIVQYIKPEPDGAFSSSCLGGNNKINSDSPFSVPIKQESTKHSCSGTSFKGNPTVNPFPFMDGSYFSFMDDKDYYSLSGILGPPVPGFDGNCEGSGFPMGIKQEPDDGSYYPEASIPSSAIVGVNSGGQSFHYRIGAQVESWKSHGDLSSRRSDGYPVLEYIPENVTSSTLRSVSTGSSRPSKICLVCGDEASGCHYGVVTCGSCKVFFKRAVEGKCSWQHNYLCAGRNDCIIDKIRRKNCPACRLQKCLQAGMNLGARKSKKLGKLKGAHEEPPPAPPQSPEEGAPYLAPAQEPPVPAALVPQLAAVSRALAPSPVTILESIEPEVVYAGYDSSKPDTAENLLSTLNRLAGKQMIQVVKWAKVLPGFRNLPLEDQITLIQYSWMCLSSFALSWRSYKHTNSQFLYFAPDLVFNEEKMHQSAMYELCQGMHQISLQFVRLQLTFEEYTIMKVLLLLSTIPKDGLKSQAAFEEMRTNYIKELRKMVTKCPSNSGQSWQRFYQLTKLLDSMHDLVSDLLEFCFYTFRESQALKVEFPAMLVEIISDQLPKVESGNAKPLYFHRK
- the NR3C2 gene encoding mineralocorticoid receptor isoform X1: METKGYHSLPEGLDMERRWGQVSQAVEHSSLGPTERTDENNYMEIVNVSCVSGAIPNNSTQGSSKEKHELLPCLQQDNNRSGILTSDIKTELESKELSATVAESMGLYMDSVRDADYTYDQQNQQGSMSPAKIYQNVEQLVKFYKENGHHPSTLGGVNRPLRSFMSDSGSSVNGGVMRAIVKSPIMCHEKSPSVCSPLNMTSSVCSPAGISSVSSTSASFGSFTVHSPITQGTPLTCSPNVENRGSRSHSPAHVGSPLSSPLSSMKSPISSPPSHCSVKSPVSSPNNVTLRSSVSSPANINNSRCSVSSPSNTNNRSTLSSPTASTVGSICSPVNNAFSYTASGTPAGSSVARDVVPSPDTQEKGAQEVPFPKSEEVENAISNGVTGQLNIVQYIKPEPDGAFSSSCLGGNNKINSDSPFSVPIKQESTKHSCSGTSFKGNPTVNPFPFMDGSYFSFMDDKDYYSLSGILGPPVPGFDGNCEGSGFPMGIKQEPDDGSYYPEASIPSSAIVGVNSGGQSFHYRIGAQGTISLSRSARDQSFQHLSSFPPVNTLVESWKSHGDLSSRRSDGYPVLEYIPENVTSSTLRSVSTGSSRPSKICLVCGDEASGCHYGVVTCGSCKVFFKRAVEGKCSWQHNYLCAGRNDCIIDKIRRKNCPACRLQKCLQAGMNLGARKSKKLGKLKGAHEEPPPAPPQSPEEGAPYLAPAQEPPVPAALVPQLAAVSRALAPSPVTILESIEPEVVYAGYDSSKPDTAENLLSTLNRLAGKQMIQVVKWAKVLPGFRNLPLEDQITLIQYSWMCLSSFALSWRSYKHTNSQFLYFAPDLVFNEEKMHQSAMYELCQGMHQISLQFVRLQLTFEEYTIMKVLLLLSTIPKDGLKSQAAFEEMRTNYIKELRKMVTKCPSNSGQSWQRFYQLTKLLDSMHDLVSDLLEFCFYTFRESQALKVEFPAMLVEIISDQLPKVESGNAKPLYFHRK
- the NR3C2 gene encoding mineralocorticoid receptor isoform X2, coding for METKGYHSLPEGLDMERRWGQVSQAVEHSSLGPTERTDENNYMEIVNVSCVSGAIPNNSTQGSSKEKHELLPCLQQDNNRSGILTSDIKTELESKELSATVAESMGLYMDSVRDADYTYDQQNQQGSMSPAKIYQNVEQLVKFYKENGHHPSTLGGVNRPLRSFMSDSGSSVNGGVMRAIVKSPIMCHEKSPSVCSPLNMTSSVCSPAGISSVSSTSASFGSFTVHSPITQGTPLTCSPNVENRGSRSHSPAHVGSPLSSPLSSMKSPISSPPSHCSVKSPVSSPNNVTLRSSVSSPANINNSRCSVSSPSNTNNRSTLSSPTASTVGSICSPVNNAFSYTASGTPAGSSVARDVVPSPDTQEKGAQEVPFPKSEEVENAISNGVTGQLNIVQYIKPEPDGAFSSSCLGGNNKINSDSPFSVPIKQESTKHSCSGTSFKGNPTVNPFPFMDGSYFSFMDDKDYYSLSGILGPPVPGFDGNCEGSGFPMGIKQEPDDGSYYPEASIPSSAIVGVNSGGQSFHYRIGAQGTISLSRSARDQSFQHLSSFPPVNTLVESWKSHGDLSSRRSDGYPVLEYIPENVTSSTLRSVSTGSSRPSKICLVCGDEASGCHYGVVTCGSCKVFFKRAVEGQHNYLCAGRNDCIIDKIRRKNCPACRLQKCLQAGMNLGARKSKKLGKLKGAHEEPPPAPPQSPEEGAPYLAPAQEPPVPAALVPQLAAVSRALAPSPVTILESIEPEVVYAGYDSSKPDTAENLLSTLNRLAGKQMIQVVKWAKVLPGFRNLPLEDQITLIQYSWMCLSSFALSWRSYKHTNSQFLYFAPDLVFNEEKMHQSAMYELCQGMHQISLQFVRLQLTFEEYTIMKVLLLLSTIPKDGLKSQAAFEEMRTNYIKELRKMVTKCPSNSGQSWQRFYQLTKLLDSMHDLVSDLLEFCFYTFRESQALKVEFPAMLVEIISDQLPKVESGNAKPLYFHRK